A stretch of the Clostridium fungisolvens genome encodes the following:
- a CDS encoding serine hydrolase, with protein MKKKYLYACMVVAIILIVFIGYRNNGQAEVLANQNAVAANSNTNAIEDTDTLIAEHKEVDHEKIAEIKEAEEIKINKQKKLDELKAKVEEFIKDNKDKVGIAYYDLNSSLGFSINGDKTFKAASTVKVPISMATVDLIKEKKLTMDQGVIYSSQDYEDGAGILQGSSRLTKPINISTLIDYSIKYSDNIAVNMLLRTITAEYKYSYIENIVKHTVNRAENESSALDSLEILKKLYFNNDDNEYYKTIIDDMKNTVYHDRIDKYIPQEIVAHKIGDYEDYVNDIGIIYADEPYILTIFTKDTNGDPDELIAKLSKYIYENR; from the coding sequence GTGAAAAAGAAATATTTGTATGCCTGTATGGTTGTAGCTATAATCTTAATAGTTTTTATAGGCTATAGAAATAATGGACAGGCTGAGGTTTTGGCTAATCAAAATGCAGTTGCTGCAAATTCTAATACAAATGCTATAGAAGATACAGATACGTTAATAGCTGAGCATAAAGAAGTAGACCATGAAAAGATAGCAGAAATAAAAGAGGCTGAGGAAATAAAAATAAACAAACAAAAAAAACTGGATGAACTTAAAGCAAAGGTTGAAGAATTTATCAAAGATAATAAGGATAAAGTTGGAATAGCTTATTATGATTTAAATTCGTCTTTAGGATTTAGCATAAATGGAGATAAGACATTTAAAGCTGCTAGTACTGTAAAGGTTCCAATTAGCATGGCTACTGTTGATCTTATAAAAGAAAAAAAATTAACTATGGATCAAGGTGTTATTTACTCTTCTCAGGATTATGAGGATGGAGCTGGTATATTGCAGGGGAGCAGCAGACTTACAAAGCCTATAAATATAAGTACATTAATTGACTATTCCATAAAGTATTCCGACAATATAGCTGTAAATATGCTTTTAAGGACTATAACAGCAGAGTACAAGTACTCTTACATTGAGAATATAGTCAAGCATACAGTAAACAGAGCGGAAAATGAATCATCAGCTTTGGATTCTTTAGAAATACTAAAAAAGTTATATTTTAATAATGACGATAATGAGTATTACAAGACAATTATTGATGACATGAAAAATACAGTCTATCATGATAGGATTGATAAGTACATACCACAAGAAATTGTTGCACATAAGATTGGAGATTACGAAGATTACGTAAATGATATAGGAATAATATATGCTGATGAACCTTATATATTAACAATATTTACAAAGGATACTAATGGAGATCCCGATGAACTTATAGCAAAGCTTTCTAAATATATATATGAAAATAGATAA
- a CDS encoding DUF1722 domain-containing protein has translation MRNNNIREAQELWAKYKYCIMERSYYEYKKISEYFSRENVNLSEIRQILGNVLLMDLSKGQVINTLQHVWGYFKKIADEQEKIRFFSCLKMYENDECTLQEVKEFLYELASKYNTKYLLDSFYFKINPKDDLYKQGKLID, from the coding sequence ATGAGAAATAACAATATAAGGGAAGCACAAGAATTGTGGGCAAAATATAAATATTGCATAATGGAAAGATCTTACTATGAATATAAAAAAATAAGTGAGTATTTTTCAAGGGAGAACGTTAACTTAAGTGAGATTAGACAAATTTTAGGCAATGTATTGCTTATGGATTTATCTAAAGGACAGGTAATAAACACATTGCAGCATGTATGGGGTTATTTTAAGAAGATCGCGGATGAACAGGAAAAGATAAGGTTTTTTAGTTGTCTAAAAATGTACGAGAATGATGAATGTACTTTACAAGAAGTGAAAGAATTCCTTTATGAACTAGCTAGCAAGTATAACACAAAATATTTGCTAGATAGTTTTTATTTTAAAATTAACCCAAAAGATGATTTGTATAAACAAGGTAAATTAATAGACTGA